TCCGTTCTCCTCAGTCGTAACCACCACAAACTACGACCAGTACAACCTCCAGAGTTTGTGGTACTGGTTGAAGTTTCTGGTGGTTACAACTGAAAATAAGAGAGATTGGTATCTTTTAGCGGTAAAGACTTGATACTTTCACCAGTGATAATGTGCATTCGATTCGGTAGTCTGGACGTGACTTTAAAGGTAAAAATGTTCTTTAAGGTGGaaattctaaaattaattaatatattttgggCATCCAAATATATCCGAATCAGAACATTTTTACCTTTAAAGTCACATCCAGACATGTACTAGCTTGAATGTACAATCTCACCGGTGAAATTATCAAGCATTTTCACCGCCAGAAGATACCCTTCTCCGTTTTCTCCAGTAGAAACTACCACAAACTCCAACCAGTACAACCTCAGAGTTTGTGGTACTGGTTGGAATTTCTGGTGGTTATAACCGAAGAGAAGACATATATGTATCTTCTGGCGGTCAATGGGTTTGATACTTTCACCGGTGAAAATTTCTTATGGTCGACGGTTGAAATTCTGGTTTGGAAATTTgctttttagatttatatatgaTAATGCTAATCACTATGATCTTTGGCTAGCATAGTACAATATGAGTTTTATCAATGTCTTGGGTTTCTTCAActttaacaaagaaaacaattcttttatttctcattttttaataattacttaatcaatacaaattttaatattcttattttttttttgtaaccataTGTTGTTTTATTCCATCCATTCTCTAAATTTGTACATTTGCATATATTGTCCAAAGAAGAAGTATACTTTGGGATGTCATTGCTTAAGTATTTTCCGGTGACTATCGTTACACATTAGTGACAGTGCTGGCTACGGTAAGGTTATTTATCTCCAGAGATCCTTCGAAGTATGGATTCTTCTGACCAAACCAAGGTCCTTTTGCCACCAAACTCCTAAATAGAAAAACTACTCCAGCCATCGATGTCGAAACTGTCCATAAGATTGGCAAAGGCAAGATTCAGGTACTTCCATAGTCcatcaaattttatattcatctttattaatttgattacttataatttgattaattatgaaatatataatgttaaatATCATCAGTAAAtacttaaattatatatatgaaaatggaatataaatatataataagtgaaaagaagaaaaaatatttcaaaaaggaAAACTGAAAAGAAttaaaggaaaatatataaaatatagtgtACATTTTTCATATGGCATAATTCATTTCTGGAAATGGGAAAAATACTTTTGCATatcaataagaaaatataataaaatatgtatgttgtgtatattttttatttcttcgtTTTCCATAGATCAAAGATTCACGAAAACTTGATTTTCTTTCTGAAAAGTATTAATACAACAATTTGAAAACAATCGAACATGTTCATTAACTATTGTTGGACTATTGGGTAAAGCCACCATCTATGACTTTTGGACTTTTGCGACAGAACAAAAATCCATAGGCTGTTTAAATAATTGTTGGAACAACTGAAAACATTAACAACAAGAATACTAAAATAGTTACCAGTTTTATAAGGTATACAAGAGAAGAAATTATGTCGAATTGATGGTTTGCTCTTGCAGGTTTTAGAAGAAACTTAAGCGATTAAACAAGTTGAACGAATAGTTAGGGTTTTAACAGAAAAAATAGACAATCTAATTGAGCTGTAGagctaattttattttttttagtgggatagttttttttttctttgggctAAATGTAAATTTTAATAGGTGCacaatcatatattttaatgaatgcacatttaaaattcttttactATTACAATaacttaaccaaaaaaaaatgggtGTCTGTGCACCCTTTCTACTAAGTGGCTTCATACCACAATTAGTAGTCATGGAAATATGCTCAACCAATGGTCTTCCAAGAACAATAAGAGCAACTGGAGTTAAATACATAAGCTATATGGCCTTATCTTCCACTCTATTGCATTATTAAGGACTACTAAACGCATCGTCAGCCATTGTCATATGTCACTAATATCGTTCAAGGTTTGAGGGCGTCTTTGTCTAGGTTGCTCACGGTGCCCGGCTCCCGACCTCAGCCACTTCGGTTACTTTGGTATGTGCTCGTTTTTTTGCTTAGCTGGTTTCTAGGTTTGGTTTCCGCACTCCTGTTGGGGGGTTAATCTTTTGTCATATTAGGTTTTGATGTTTAGTTAAATTCCGTAATCTACTACTagttttctttataattttttgtcacaaacTTGAAAATTGATACGGTGATGATTGGTTCGGTTGTGGCTTAAAGCTGTAGATGTTTAGCTGTAGATAAATTGGTTGTAACTGTAAAGTTGTGACTGTAGACTTTTTCTGCAGAGACTTTTGctgtagttaaatttgttgtagctgTAAGTTATAtgctgtagatattttaaaatataatatatgtaatatgtgttgtatatataaaattattattttatatgaattaaaataatttatattaatattttttttataaattatcaaaatttattgtaattaaaatgtgatatgtaaataatatttatattatttaaatatcataataattaaaaaacactcaaattcaaaattaaaatatttataaaagtttttattatgattatattatttatttgatattatagatattttttttcattttacagattctacagtctataaaaaaatgatgtagcatttttatctaaaatatataagaaaaagttttgctttatttttttttgttgttgctttaaaaataaaggtacagcatgattggtaaaactaaataaaaatttgatgtagactttaatttttaaaagtaaagctacattatgattggtaaaatttagtgatttaaaataaataaagctaaagtagAAAGATAAAActcatatattttcttaaaacaactctaaattaaaagacaaaatgGAAAAAAAGTATTGGAAGATGTGAAGACCAACGAACGAAAGCTTGCCCGTTGACACAACAAAAATCAAcccatatattttcttaaaacaactctaaattattttttacacAAGATACATTCATCTATTCTTCTATTCATATAGATAGTTGATATCACGTTCATCCAACGGCTAATAACAAATACACGTCGTAAGTCAATATTGGTTCAGCTTCGGCACAAAACTCTCAAGGTACAACGTGAGAAGCTCTAAGAAAACGTGAAAGCCACAACTAGTATATTATCAAACAACACaaaacacacacgaacacaaaTAAAGACAAAGACAATGATTGTTCAGACAAATGTGTACCTACATGATTCTATTCATTCCTCTCTCTCGCCAAACTCAGGGACACAAACTCTCTCtgtccaatatatatatatactaactcGCATCACACAATTCTGAACAAAGAACATTTCTTGGGAACTTAAAACTAACATTGATCGAGAGAAATGAGTAAGTTTGGTAGGTCTTTGTTGGGTGTAAGCCTATTACTGACCGTTCTTCTAGCGGCAGCCACCACCGCCGCAGAGTACTACAATTACGGAAGTGCCCTTGACAAGACCTTCTTGTTCTTTGAGGCTCAGCGATCAGGGAAGTTGCCTGCTACTCAACGCGTCAAATGGCGTGGCCATTCTGGTCTCAAGGATGGTCTTGCTCAAGGCGTAAGTCCCATATAACATACTCACAAtgcttatatataattaatgttcTTGGATTTATACATGCTTATTAAAAACACACcagtaaaaaaaatagtttatgtaATGATACTGAGGTTGGTGTATATATGAATGAACAGGTGAGCTTGGAAGGAGGATATTATGATGCAGGAGACCATGTGAAATTCGGTTTACCAATGGCTTTCTCAGTGACAATGCTATCGTGGGCAGCGGTTGATAACCGGAAAGAGCTATTCGGTTTGAACCAGATGCAACAGACATTGTGGTCAATCCGATGGGGTACTGATTACTTCATCAAAGCTCATCCTCAGCCTAATGTTCTATGGGGTCAAGTTGGAGATGGACAATCAGACCATTACTGTTGGGAACGTGCTGAAGACATGACAACTTCAAGAACAGCTTATAAGCTTGACCAGTACCATCCTGGCTCAGACTTAGCTGGTGAAACCGCTGCTGCTTTTGCCGCTGCTTCTTTGGCTTTCAAGCCTTATAACTCCTCTTACTCTGCTATCCTCTTAAGCCATGCTAAAGAGGTTTGTTTTTCTTAGTTTTGGTTTGGTTGTCtggttcggttttggtttggtttatttcggttcggttattttcttcctctgtttttattcattttagggAAGTTATTTGGTTATGTTTGGtttgtttattttgatttttatttgtccagttccggttcggttttgattataaattctgTCCAGTTATATGTCCACACACTATGAACCGGGTCGGTTAAGATTCTGAACATTTGgatctttgttgttgtgtgtgTTTCAGCTCTTCTCATTTGCTGACAAGTACAGAGGATTATACACTGATTCAATCCCAAATGCAAAAGCTTTCTACATGTCATCTGGTTACTCGGTATAACACCTTTGATCTGATCTCTCAACATTTTTCCTTCTCTGAAATCTCTGATTATTGCttcaatacaaataaataaagtcTATATTGTGTAAATGTTTTGAAGGATGAGCTTCTTTGGGCTGCAGCTTGGCTACACCGTGCCACCGGGGACCAGTACTACTTAAAATACACTATAGACAATGCCGGTTACATGGGTGGAACTGGCTGGGGGATGAAAGAGTTCTCTTGGGATAACAAATACGCTGGTGTTCAAGTCCTTCTCTCCAAGGTAAACCAAAACTGGTTTCTTCAAGAATGTACTTTCCACAGTTTCAAGAATACTAATTTTGattcttgtttgatttttgtgtGAATAGGTATTGTTAGAAGGTAAAGGCGGTCCGTATACTTCAACATTGAAGCAGTATCAGATGAAGGCTGATTACTTCTCTTGTGCTTGTCTCAAGAAGAATGGTGGCTACAACATTCAAACAACTCCTGGTATGTAAACTAGTACAGCTTTAAGTCATAAGCAAATCTAACAGCTAGTAAAATCTTCTGAATTCTTTAAGGGTGACAATTACAGGTGGTTTGATGTATGTTAGAGAGTGGAACAATCTGCAATATTCATCTGCGGCTGCGTTTCTTCTTGCGATTTATTCTGACTATATCTCAGCAGCGAACGCTAAACTCAACTGTCCTGATGGTTCGGTTCAACCTCAAGCACTTCTAGACTTTGCTAGATCTCAGGTAAAAGTAAAACCAAATCTTTCAAGAACCAAAAcatttttcttgatttaaatgCAGTAACCGAGTTTTTAACCACTTGCAGGCTGATTACATTCTTGGAAAGAACCGTCAAGGAATGAGTTACTTAGTTGGATATGGACCAAAATATCCAATCCGAGTTCACCATAGAGGCGCTTCAGTCCCTTCAATCTTTGTTCAACATTCTTCTGTGAGCTGTGTACAAGGATTTGATTCTTGGTATAGAAGAGCACAAGCTGATCCTAATGTTATCCATGGTGCTCTTGTTGGTGGACCAGACCAGAATGATAACTATTCCGATGACCGGACAAACTACGAGCAATCAGAACCAACTTTGTCAGGCACAGCCCCACTCGTTGGTCTATTCGCTAAACTCTCTGTAGGATCTTACGGAGGAGGATATTCCAAACCTTACCAAACAACAAAACCaccaggtttttttttttaacttgctaCGCACATCTTGTCTTTTCAAGCAGTGTCTGATTCTTATTTTTCTGAAAACTCTCACAGCTTCCTCATACAAAGCAACACCAACAACATACACTCCAAAGCAATCAGGTGCACCAATCGAGTTTCTACATTCAATAACTGCCAACTGGATGGCTGGGAACACGAGGTACTACAGACACAAAGTGATCATCAAGAACAATTCTCAGAAACAGATATCGGATCTCAAGCTCAAGATTGAAGACCTCTCAGGACCTATATGGGGGCTAATCCCAACGGGGCAAAAGAATACCTACCAGCTTCCTCAGTGGCAAAAGAGACTGAGAGCCGGACAAACACATGATTTTGTCTATGTACAAGGTGGTCCTCAGGCTAAAGTATCAGTCTTAAGTTACTACTAAGACTCTTTATTAGCATTCTGAGAAATGTAACTTTGCATCCCTTTGAGAGATGTTTTTGTTGTCTACTTATCACTCATTGTAGGATTAACGAAGGGAAAGACAATGATATAACACCAAAAGTACTCAAAACTGAGCTTAATTTaaacatcaaaaccaaaaattcaaaGGTTctgagaaaaagaaacaaaaacaataaaaagacGCTGAAGTATCATAAgttaaagatttaaaaaaaacataaacagcATTATCTTCTACAAGCTTTCTACTCGTCGCTGAAGACAGTCTTCTTAGCTgcaaaaataaacaaagaatCAGTGAGAAGTTGGGTTCTTGAACAAACAAagatcaaataaacaaattcATGTTAACTACCTTGAGAAGTGAAACTAGGCCTTCCACGGCCGTTGTCTCTTCCTCCTCTGCCACGGCCACGGAAACCATCTCTTCCTCCTCTGCCACGGCCACGGAAATTATCTCTTCCTCCGCTAAAGCTGTTGCTCCTTCCACTGTTGAATCCACCACCACTGTTGTTCTCCTTCGGTCTAGGCTGATCAACGACGAGGTTCCATCCTCCCATGTCactaccattaagttcaaacgCCTTCTCTGTGCCTTCTTTGAACTCAACGTAAGCAattctgttttaaaaaaaaaacaaaagctagTTAACATCCTGAGGAAGTGGTAACAACAATAAAGTGGAGTAAAAAGTCACACACCCTCTCGAACCACCAGTTTCACGGTCAACGGGAACAGAGACCCTTGTGATCTCTCCACATGAAGCAAAGTGTTCAGTCAAGGCGCTCTTGATATCATTCGGAGCAAGAGAAGAGTCAAACCCCTTCACGAAAACCTCTTGgcctccaccaccaccgctCCTGGAGTTATTACCAGTGCTGTAATAATTTGGCAAAGAGAATGTTATCAACACAAGAACATCAAAGTTCCAACAAAAGAAAACTGAAAAATTTAACTTACCCGCTCTGTGGAGTGTAAGCGGGTCTTTCACCCCTCTCTTGAGCAACATCAAGACGAAGTTCACGACCGAGCAAAGGTCTACCGTGAAACTCAAGTGCCTAAGTAACAAATGGTTTTAATCAGCAATCTACTTTAATGTTTCaacataagcaaaaaaaaaaactactatcACCTTCTGTGCTTCTCCGGCGCTTGCAAACTCAACATGGCCAAAGCCTCTGAAACTGCCATCATCCCTGTTCGTAGCAAATCTAACATCAACAACTTGGCCAGCTTCCTTGAAGAATTCCTCACtgtatatgaaaaaataaagttatgaagaaaatgaaattgCACAGAGAAAGAGATTATTTAGAGAGGACAGTGCTACTTACACATCGGATCTTTCAACTTGGAATGGGAGATTCGCAACAAAGAGAGTCTTTGATCCTCCTGTAGCAGGAGTCGATGGTGTCTTTGgctgaaacaaaaattaaattataagcATGATATAGACAGAGATTACAGCACCTACAATGTTAAGAGAAGGGGTTATTTTTTACCTGTTGCTTCTCAGCATCCACCATTTCTACATCAGAGCTCTGTTTTCATTAGAGGGAGTAACTTTCCATCAGCAAACAGCAAGTACAAGAAATAAACAGTCAAATAAAAGGGAAGGAAGCGTTGCTGGAACCTTCTTCTTTGGGGTTTCTTTCTCATCCTCACTCTCAGACTCCTCAGAGCCAGAGTCATCGCTACTGCTATCCTTTTCAGCCTTCTTGGTACCTTCTTTAGCCTTttgtgcaggtttttcatctTCACTTTCCTGTAAATCAACCACGTGGTCAAATGAATCAAATGTTTACTTTTCATCAAAAGCTGCttaattatatttgaaagaACATAAACCAACCTCATCAGAATCTTCCTCAGACGACTCTGAACTGCTTGCAGCCTTGGTAGCAACAGGAGCTGCCTTCTTAGCAACAGGTTTCACCTTCTCATCCTCGGATTCATCTTCTGAATCCTCCTCAGAGGATGAAGAATCCTTCGCAGCTGGCTTAGCTGCAGCAGGTTTCTTGGCAACAGCAACTTCTTCCTGAAAGAGAAGGTAACAACAATCAATTGTGTTAAGCAAAAAGCCAAGAAGAGCAGGCTAAACTTGTATAGTTGTATAGTAACCAGAAACTAACCTCATCTGAAGATTCCTCCTCAGAAGAAGATTCATCCTTTGCCTTCTTTGCAACAGTTCCGTTAGTAGCCTTCTTTGGTGCTGGTTCCTTCAGAAACAGAATTAAAGGTTTAAGCAACATGCATCACAAGATAAATTAACAACAAAGTGATAAACAGCTCTtacatcatctgaagaagagtCGTCATCATCACTGCTTGAAGCAGCCTTCACTGGAGCCTTCTTGGCAGGAACTTTCTTAGCCTAACACAATTTATTCATGGCAAATAAGTTTATCTCAGTGAACATAAACTTAAAGTAAACTTAATCTAAGTTTTCAAACAATTGAATCAACCATGTGACTATTAAGACATTATACCTTGTCCTCTTCCTCGGAATCAGAGGAATCAGACTCATCAGAGCTCTCCACCTTCTTGGGCACCTTCTTCTCAGCTTTTTCCTTCTTAACAGCAGCAACCACgtctttcttctgcttcttaaGGTTCACTTTGGTTTCCAAATCATCCTCAGGCTCTCTCTTACCTGAATAATAACAACAAACACAGTTAAAAATCAAACAACCCCTTCAGAATTAAACAATTACATCAACAAAAGGGTTCAAAAAACAAAGATTTGGCCATCAATTAAACTCAAACAGAACACAAAAGCAAGCATGTAATAGATGGGCAAACCAAAGTACAGAACTTTATCTACCATCAGACATAGAACCATAAAGGTGTTACCTTTCTTCAAAGGTTTGGTCGCCTTAATGGCAGCAGGGGCTGCTTCAACCTGAAAATTACGAAACACAAACAaagtttcattaaaatttaaagacAGAGTACGAAGAAAGAACAAACTAGCAAAAcccagaaggagaagaagattacTTTGGTGGCGGATTTTTTACCCATGGCGACTTTGAGAactgcagagagagagagagagagagaggcaaatAAGCTGCGTGAGATATTTTTtcagtttagggttttaggagtttgtatttataatcgatttgattttggtttggggATAAagttgtctttttaatttttacatccAACGGCTATCTCCTCGCGCGTGTTATTTGATCTGTGCCGTCCATGTGGCAGAAGTCTGATTATGGAAACAGATTTTACTTGATATGTGACAGCGGGTAGGTCAAAGATGGGATGAGTTTATTAGGCTTGTAGTGGGCTGGGCCTTTGTTTATTGTTCTGTCCGGCCTCGGAAAATGtcatttatataaaatctaCTTCTTtgccttttttctttttcttttgacccGTACTTTCAAAACGCGGATTTGTTTTccccttaatttttttttcaaaattagaaaataattgtgaaatgtaatattttcatatatttttattttattttaaatgtaccTCAACAATGAAATTTTGAATGTGTATTCATACTCTAACAGAGGCGTCATTTACTTTTCATGTAAAACTTCTTACAAGAGGCATGTATTTGTATCCCTTATACATGTATAAAACATTGAAAAAGCAACGTTAGAGAAAAacttaatatgttattttattcaATCAATTCTCTAAATTTGTACAGGTGCATGTAGTTGTCCACAAAGAAAAGTACATGTGCATATATTGGCAAAAGAAGAGGTATACATGGGGATGTCATTGCTTAAGTATTTTCCGGTGACTATGGTTGACACATTAGTGATTTTGATGGCTAAGGCAATGTTATTTATGTATGGAGATCCCTCCAAGTAGTGAATTTTCCTACCAAAAAGGGTTTTCACCACCAAATTCTTTACCGCGAGAACTCCAGTCATTAGTGAGGAAACTGTCCAAAAGATTTGAGACAAAAGATTCAAGTATCTTCTATTTTCCATAAGAAAATCTTGCCATCCCAAATCTTTTGGAAAGTTCCCTCACTGATGATTGGAGTTCTCCAGGTAAATAATTTGGTGGTGAAAGGACCTTGTTTGGTCGGATGATCGAGCCAATACTTGTATGGATCTACGTACATAAATAACCATGCTTAGCCATCAAAATCACCAATATGTCAACCATAGTCACTGGAAATACTTCAGCAATGACATCTCCTAGTATCCTCTTCTTTGGTCAATACATTCCTCTGAAATACATGCCTCTGCAGTACATACATCTGCACAAATTCGGagaatgaaataaatatattgacaTAGGGGtaacaaaaaaagagaatattaaaaaattagatgttgagcgtttattattttttgaaataaaagatttatttcctttgctaaaGTTGAAAAACTGAAGACACTGATAAGACTCATATTGTACTAAACTAGCAAAAGATCATAGCGACTAGCATTATCATATGATACTATGGTCTATGAGCTCAACACTCAATAATTCAAACAAGATTTTAATGAAGatataaaacatcaattatTTTTGAGAGGCATATTAGTAATTATTTCACaccaaaaaacaaaatcgtaaaaaataaattgacaTGCAAGAGAAGTGTGCAGCTTTAACGTTCATTCATTcacaaattaataattaaaagacAAAGCTACATTAATTCATTTACTTACTGAACGTATTTGCATCCAATTTGTTTAGATCAAAGAATCTCCAAACCTGAATTTTCACCTTCgaccacaagaaaaaaaatttacctttAAAGTCACGTCCAAAGTGTACAGACTTGAATGCACAATATCTCTGGTAAAAGTACCAAGCCTTTCACCGTCAGAAGATACTGATCTCTATTTTCTTCAGTTGCAACCGACAGAAACTCCAACCAGCACCACAAACTCTGGAGGTTGTACTGATCGTCGTTTGTGGTGGTTGTGACTGGAGTGAACGGAGAATGTTACATTCCGGCGGTGAAACGGCTTGATACTTTCAATGGTGAAATTGTGCATTCAAGTAATTACAAATCTGGACATGACTTAAAAGGTAAAACTGTTCTTGTGGCTAGAGGTGGAAATTCTAGTATGGAGATGTGCTTTGCTCTTAATAACTTGGATGCTCGTATGGCCGTTTCAACAAGAAAATATGGCATTTTCTGACGGAATTCCCGAGggaataaatattataactcCTTTAAGTAACTTAAATAATATCGCTTTTGTCttctaattattaatttatgaatgCATGTACGTTAAAGCTGCATACTTCTATTGTATGTCAAATTgtggtttagatttttttcctCTCAATGTGAAATAATTACTAATATGCCTAtcaacaatatttatctattt
This genomic interval from Brassica napus cultivar Da-Ae chromosome A6, Da-Ae, whole genome shotgun sequence contains the following:
- the LOC111212978 gene encoding nucleolin 1 isoform X8; the encoded protein is MGKKSATKVEAAPAAIKATKPLKKGKREPEDDLETKVNLKKQKKDVVAAVKKEKAEKKVPKKVESSDESDSSDSEEEDKAKKVPAKKAPVKAASSSDDDDSSSDDEPAPKKATNGTVAKKAKDESSSEEESSDEEEVAVAKKPAAAKPAAKDSSSSEEDSEDESEDEKVKPVAKKAAPVATKAASSSESSEEDSDEESEDEKPAQKAKEGTKKAEKDSSSDDSGSEESESEDEKETPKKKSSDVEMVDAEKQQPKTPSTPATGGSKTLFVANLPFQVERSDVEEFFKEAGQVVDVRFATNRDDGSFRGFGHVEFASAGEAQKALEFHGRPLLGRELRLDVAQERGERPAYTPQSGTGNNSRSGGGGGQEVFVKGFDSSLAPNDIKSALTEHFASCGEITRVSVPVDRETGGSRGIAYVEFKEGTEKAFELNGSDMGGWNLVVDQPRPKENNSGGGFNSGRSNSFSGGRDNFRGRGRGGRDGFRGRGRGGRDNGRGRPSFTSQAKKTVFSDE
- the LOC111212978 gene encoding nucleolin 1 isoform X6, with amino-acid sequence MGKKSATKVEAAPAAIKATKPLKKGKREPEDDLETKVNLKKQKKDVVAAVKKEKAEKKVPKKVESSDESDSSESEEEKKAKKVPAKKAPVKAASSSDDDDSSSDDEPAPKKATNGTVAKKAKDESSSEEESSDEEEVAVTKKPATAKPASKDSSSSEEDSEDESEDEKVKPVAKKAAPVATKAASSDSSEEDSDEESEDEKPAPKAKEGTKKAEKDSSSDDSGSEESESEDEKETPKKKSSDVEMVDAEKQQAKKVPAKKAPVKAASSSDDDDSSSDDEPAPKKATNGTVAKKAKDESSSEEESSDEEEVAVAKKPAAAKPAAKDSSSSEEDSEDESEDEKVKPVAKKAAPVATKAASSSESSEEDSDEESEDEKPAQKAKEGTKKAEKDSSSDDSGSEESESEDEKETPKKKSSDVEMVDAEKQQPKTPSTPATGGSKTLFVANLPFQVERSDVEEFFKEAGQVVDVRFATNRDDGSFRGFGHVEFASAGEAQKALEFHGRPLLGRELRLDVAQERGERPAYTPQSGTGNNSRSGGGGGQEVFVKGFDSSLAPNDIKSALTEHFASCGEITRVSVPVDRETGGSRGIAYVEFKEGTEKAFELNGSDMGGWNLVVDQPRPKENNSGGGFNSGRSNSFSGGRDNFRGRGRGGRDGFRGRGRGGRDNGRGRPSFTSQAKKTVFSDE
- the LOC111212978 gene encoding nucleolin 1 isoform X4, producing MGKKSATKVEAAPAAIKATKPLKKGKREPEDDLETKVNLKKQKKDVVAAVKKEKAEKKVPKKVESSDESDSSESEEEKKAKKVPAKKAPVKAASSSDDDDSSSDDEPAPKKATNGTVAKKAKDESSSEEESSDEEEVAATKKPAAAKPAAKDSSSSEEDSEDESEDEKVKPVAKKAAPVATKAASSSESSEEDSDEESEDEKPAPKAKEGTKKAEKDSSSDDSGSEESESEDEKETPKKKSSDVEMVDAEKQQAKKVPAKKAPVKAASSSDDDDSSSDDEPAPKKATNGTVAKKAKDESSSEEESSDEEEVAVAKKPAAAKPAAKDSSSSEEDSEDESEDEKVKPVAKKAAPVATKAASSSESSEEDSDEESEDEKPAQKAKEGTKKAEKDSSSDDSGSEESESEDEKETPKKKSSDVEMVDAEKQQPKTPSTPATGGSKTLFVANLPFQVERSDVEEFFKEAGQVVDVRFATNRDDGSFRGFGHVEFASAGEAQKALEFHGRPLLGRELRLDVAQERGERPAYTPQSGTGNNSRSGGGGGQEVFVKGFDSSLAPNDIKSALTEHFASCGEITRVSVPVDRETGGSRGIAYVEFKEGTEKAFELNGSDMGGWNLVVDQPRPKENNSGGGFNSGRSNSFSGGRDNFRGRGRGGRDGFRGRGRGGRDNGRGRPSFTSQAKKTVFSDE
- the LOC111212978 gene encoding nucleolin 1 isoform X1, translating into MGKKSATKVEAAPAAIKATKPLKKGKREPEDDLETKVNLKKQKKDVVAAVKKEKAEKKVPKKVESSDESDSSESEEEKKAKKVPAKKAPVKAASSSDDDDSSSDDEPAPKKATNGTVAKKAKDESSSEEESSDEEEVAVTKKPATAKPASKDSSSSEEDSEDESEDEKVKPVAKKAAPVATKAASSDSSEEDSDEESEDEKPAQKAKEGTKKAEKDSSSDDSGSEESESEDEKETPKKKSSDVEMVDAEKQQAKKVPAKKAPVKAASSSDDDDSSSDDEPTPKKATNGTVAKKAKDESSSEEESSDEEEVAATKKPAAAKPAAKDSSSSEEDSEDESEDEKVKPVAKKAAPVATKAASSSESSEEDSDEESEDEKPAPKAKEGTKKAEKDSSSDDSGSEESESEDEKETPKKKSSDVEMVDAEKQQAKKVPAKKAPVKAASSSDDDDSSSDDEPAPKKATNGTVAKKAKDESSSEEESSDEEEVAVAKKPAAAKPAAKDSSSSEEDSEDESEDEKVKPVAKKAAPVATKAASSSESSEEDSDEESEDEKPAQKAKEGTKKAEKDSSSDDSGSEESESEDEKETPKKKSSDVEMVDAEKQQPKTPSTPATGGSKTLFVANLPFQVERSDVEEFFKEAGQVVDVRFATNRDDGSFRGFGHVEFASAGEAQKALEFHGRPLLGRELRLDVAQERGERPAYTPQSGTGNNSRSGGGGGQEVFVKGFDSSLAPNDIKSALTEHFASCGEITRVSVPVDRETGGSRGIAYVEFKEGTEKAFELNGSDMGGWNLVVDQPRPKENNSGGGFNSGRSNSFSGGRDNFRGRGRGGRDGFRGRGRGGRDNGRGRPSFTSQAKKTVFSDE
- the LOC111212978 gene encoding nucleolin 1 isoform X3, translated to MGKKSATKVEAAPAAIKATKPLKKGKREPEDDLETKVNLKKQKKDVVAAVKKEKAEKKVPKKVESSDESDSSESEEEKKAKKVPAKKAPVKAASSSDDDDSSSDDEPTPKKATNGTVAKKAKDESSSEEESSDEEEVAATKKPAAAKPAAKDSSSSEEDSEDESEDEKVKPVAKKAAPVATKAASSSESSEEDSDEESEDEKPAPKAKEGTKKAEKDSSSDDSGSEESESEDEKETPKKKSSDVEMVDAEKQQAKKVPAKKAPVKAASSSDDDDSSSDDEPAPKKATNGTVAKKAKDESSSEEESSDEEEVAVAKKPAAAKPAAKDSSSSEEDSEDESEDEKVKPVAKKAAPVATKAASSSESSEEDSDEESEDEKPAQKAKEGTKKAEKDSSSDDSGSEESESEDEKETPKKKSSDVEMVDAEKQQPKTPSTPATGGSKTLFVANLPFQVERSDVEEFFKEAGQVVDVRFATNRDDGSFRGFGHVEFASAGEAQKALEFHGRPLLGRELRLDVAQERGERPAYTPQSGTGNNSRSGGGGGQEVFVKGFDSSLAPNDIKSALTEHFASCGEITRVSVPVDRETGGSRGIAYVEFKEGTEKAFELNGSDMGGWNLVVDQPRPKENNSGGGFNSGRSNSFSGGRDNFRGRGRGGRDGFRGRGRGGRDNGRGRPSFTSQAKKTVFSDE